From Marinobacter alexandrii:
CATAGAAGGGGTTAGGGGGAGGTTTCTAATACTATTTTTCGCAATAGCTGCAGTTTCTTGCACAAATGATTTTTCCGAAATCAATACGAATCCAAATGCACCTATAGAGGTGCAGCCAAGTCTGCTTTTGAGGCAAGTGGTCTATGATTATGGAGAGCAAATGTCGTACGAAGGATTTGTTGCTGGTAACTTACTTAGTCAACATTTCACAATGGTTGATTTCAACCTATTTGATAGACATGATTTGAATGCTCCTCAATTAGGAGGAAACCCATGGCCTATTCTTTATACAAACCTTAGGGATAATGAACTCATCTTGGATCAAGTAAATCAGAATGTAGTTTACGAAGTTTACAGAGGGCCAGCTTTGATTATGAAAGCTTACATGACTGCAGCGCTGACAGATATTTTTGGAGATGTACCTTATTTTGAAGCGCTAAATGGAAAAGAGGGAAACACAACTCCAACATATGATTCACAGGAGGCTATTTATTTAAACGAAGATGGGATTTTAGATAATCTAGAACAAGGCATTATAGCAATCCAGTCGTATTCGGGAGCTCAGTCTTTAGAGGGAGATATCTTATTTGATGGTGAACTAGACTCGTGGGTGGCCTTTGCCAATTCATTGCAAATCAAATATTTAATGCGTGTTTCTGGAAGAGAAAATGTAAGTGACAGACTTCAATCAATCTATGATGAAGGAAATTATATTCAGTCAAATGACAAAAATGCAGTATTCGATTTTTCTGATACGCAACCAAATACTTTTAGAATGGCAGTTCTAAGATCAGGCGATTTTAACTTGTTCATTATGTCCGAGACCATGCAAGAAGTCATGGGTAATCTAAATGATCCAAGGGTGGAAGTACTTTACCGAGAGTCGAGTGCCAACCCAGGCCTTTATTTAGGATTACTTAATGGGCCAGATGCTTCCAACACTTCAATTTCTGTTTCAGATTATTCGCTAACCGGAACAATTTTTAGAGAAAACACAGGAGCTTTGGATGCAAATTTCATTACGTCATGGGAAACCCAGTTCTTGTTAGCCGAGGCTGCTGAAAGAAACTTCATTACTGCAGATGCTCAAACACTTTATGAACTAGGTATTGAGCAAGCTTTTGAATATTGGTCTGCAAGTCAACCTAGTGATTATTTAACGACGGGACCCGCCGCTTATGCTTCAGCAGGTATGAACCCAATAGAACAAATAATGACCCAAAAATGGATTGCAAACTCGATCAATGGATACGAAGGATGGATAGAATATCGAAGAACGGGATTTCCTCAGCTCAAAGATGTAGGAGCTAGCTTAAATAGTGACTTAATACCTGTACGATTGCCTTACCCTTCAAGTGAAGAGGCTTTAAATGCAGAAAGCTTTGGAATTGCTTCAGATGCTACGAATGGAAATAGCATCAATGCTACTGTATGGTGGGATAATGATTGAAAAAAAAATCTCTGCAGATGTTATTCCCCCTTTGAAGCGGTTCGACGTATCGAGGGCAAGGGGGATGTTTGCAATCCAGTTTGTAAAGTAGAATTCATGCAAAATTTCTCTTCTAACATTCTCTTTTGGCAATGGGTATTAATAATTGGATCAAGCTTGATTCTTTTATTTATTTCTCCTGTTGCTAGAACAGTTAGTGATTTTTTTAAAGCAACGACCAGATCCAATAAGCCTCCAGGCCTTTGGCTTTTGACAAGCAGCCTAGTGATTTCCTGGATCTTTGCAAAGTCTATAACCAATGCAGCT
This genomic window contains:
- a CDS encoding SusD/RagB family nutrient-binding outer membrane lipoprotein encodes the protein MESNLTSTSNSQWLKHKKYSMIIKNNFKHSFPLIEGVRGRFLILFFAIAAVSCTNDFSEINTNPNAPIEVQPSLLLRQVVYDYGEQMSYEGFVAGNLLSQHFTMVDFNLFDRHDLNAPQLGGNPWPILYTNLRDNELILDQVNQNVVYEVYRGPALIMKAYMTAALTDIFGDVPYFEALNGKEGNTTPTYDSQEAIYLNEDGILDNLEQGIIAIQSYSGAQSLEGDILFDGELDSWVAFANSLQIKYLMRVSGRENVSDRLQSIYDEGNYIQSNDKNAVFDFSDTQPNTFRMAVLRSGDFNLFIMSETMQEVMGNLNDPRVEVLYRESSANPGLYLGLLNGPDASNTSISVSDYSLTGTIFRENTGALDANFITSWETQFLLAEAAERNFITADAQTLYELGIEQAFEYWSASQPSDYLTTGPAAYASAGMNPIEQIMTQKWIANSINGYEGWIEYRRTGFPQLKDVGASLNSDLIPVRLPYPSSEEALNAESFGIASDATNGNSINATVWWDND